Within the Paracoccus everestensis genome, the region GGGGGTGGTGCTGTTCCTGGATCTGGACGTGATCATCACCGGCAATCTGGATCCGTTCTTTACCTTCGGCGATCCCGACGACACGATCCTGGGGCGCAATCCCAATACGCCGCTGGAACGGCTGGGCCAGACTTCGGTCTATCGGATGCGGGTCGGAAATCTGGCGCCGCTGCAGGATATCTTTCGTGCCGACCCCCAGTCTGCGGCGGACAAGTACCGGTACGAACAGCGTTTCGTCACCCGCAACGCACCAGGCGGCGTCAAGTTCTGGCCGCGTGGATGGCTGGCGCATTTCAGGATGCATTCGGTTCCGGTCTTTCCGCTGAATTACCTGCGCGAACCCAAGATCCCAAAGAACAGCCGCATCGTGATCTTTGCGGGGCACCTGAACCCGCCGGACGCCATCGCCGGCCGCTGGGCGGAGGGTGATATCCACCGCAGCCCGGGGGAACATCTGCGCCGGACATTTTCGGGCAATCGCAAGGAAAGCCTGTCCAAGCACCTGCGTCATTACCTGCTGCCCGCAACCTGGGTCAGGGACTTGTGGCGGGAATAGCATGGCCCTGCCCCGCGCGCCCGACCGGCTTTCGGACGACATGGCGGCGGCCATCGGCCACGCGGTATCGGCCTTCGGCTTTCTGGAAGAGGCGCTGAAACGCGCGATCTTTTCCCTGACGCGCCAGCAACTGGGCCAAGACGTGACCGAAGCCGCCCTGCAAGCCTGGCTGCACCGGATCGAGGAGATCGCCGACGACACCCTTGGCACCCTGATCGACAGCTTTGTGGCGGCGATGAAGCAGGCGCGCATCGAAGGCCGCGAAACCCTTTCCGACGATCTGCGGCAGCTTCGGTTGATGCGCAACCTGCTGTGCCACGCGTCCTGGCGGCCGGGAAAAGAACCGGGCCAGTGGCTTCCGACATTCATCAACACCCGGGGCGAACGTTTCCCCGACGAGATGGACCCGGCCGCAGTCCATGCCATTCACGCCGACACATTGCGGGCCGCACGGCGGGTGGTGTCCATCATGCGCGGAACGGGCATCGACGGGGAATGGGCGGGCCATGACCCTGGCGCCTGACTCGCGCGTTGCATGACAGCGCGGCCCGCGCTAACAGCAGGCAATCGCAGACAAGAGGCCTTCATGTCGTCCCCCCTTCGCCTCGGCATCGCCGGGCTTGGCACCGTCGGGATCGGTGTCGTCAAGATCGTCCAGAAACACGCCGATCTGCTGGCGCGCCGAACCGGCCGCCCCGTGGCGATCACCGCCATCTGCGCGCGCGACAAGATGAAGAACCGCGACGCCGACCTGTCGTCCTATCGCTGGGAAGACAATGCCATGGCGGTGGCCACGGCGGACGACGTGGATGTCTTCGTGGAACTGGTGGGCGGCGACAGCGGCATTGCCAAGGACAGCATCGAGGCTGCCTTGAGGTCGGGCAAGGACGTTGTCACCGCGAACAAGGCCCTGCTGGCCGTCCACGGGCAGGCGCTTGCCGAACTGGCCGAAAGCCTGGGCCGCACCCTTCGCTTCGAGGCGGCGGTGGCAGGCGGCATCCCCGTCATCAAGACCATG harbors:
- a CDS encoding glycosyl transferase; amino-acid sequence: MDAPEIKQIICIKWGTKFGPEYVNRLYGMIARNITPPFRLFCFTDDGTGLHSEIAIRPLPVFEYEAPVNTRGKWPKSRLWGDLGDVTGVVLFLDLDVIITGNLDPFFTFGDPDDTILGRNPNTPLERLGQTSVYRMRVGNLAPLQDIFRADPQSAADKYRYEQRFVTRNAPGGVKFWPRGWLAHFRMHSVPVFPLNYLREPKIPKNSRIVIFAGHLNPPDAIAGRWAEGDIHRSPGEHLRRTFSGNRKESLSKHLRHYLLPATWVRDLWRE